A region from the Methylovorus glucosotrophus genome encodes:
- a CDS encoding undecaprenyl-phosphate glucose phosphotransferase: MKPILAATKPTSRKTFAGITFARDNILHGVEALLDPLVVVISLWIVAFVYENDLPPHYLIMSLILFSLMFPSTTKISQPISSVIQNTLLAWFVLAGLLMAFGYASEYIYIFPKASITLWLWLTPTLLIAATLGLRMAAPLLIKMQGPMRRAVIAGMNEQGLALAERLQRSHYHPTELQGFFEDRSVDRLNSELHYPILGRIDSMAEYVKEHHINTIYLSLPMASQPRIMKLLDDLKDTTASIYFVPDIFMTDLIQGRVDQVENIPVVSVCETPFTGFDGLLKRSADIAFSVLILILISPVLLAIAIGVKMSSPGPVIFKQRRYGLDGEEILVYKFRSMTVCEDGAKVTQATKNDQRTTKFGAFLRRNSLDELPQFINVLQGRMSVVGPRPHAVSHNEMYRKLIKGYMIRHKVKPGITGWAQVNGLRGETETLDKMKARIDYDIDYLRNWTPKLDMYIIYKTVSVVFTGEKNAY, encoded by the coding sequence ATGAAACCAATATTAGCCGCCACCAAGCCGACTTCACGAAAAACCTTCGCTGGCATTACCTTTGCACGTGACAATATTCTGCACGGTGTTGAAGCCCTGCTTGATCCGCTTGTCGTCGTCATTTCACTGTGGATCGTGGCGTTTGTTTATGAAAACGATCTGCCACCTCACTACCTGATCATGTCGCTGATTCTGTTTTCGCTGATGTTCCCCAGCACCACCAAAATCAGCCAGCCTATCAGTTCAGTTATCCAAAACACGCTGCTGGCATGGTTTGTTCTGGCCGGGCTATTGATGGCGTTTGGATATGCTTCTGAATACATTTATATTTTCCCCAAAGCCTCGATTACCTTATGGCTCTGGCTGACGCCTACCCTGCTGATCGCTGCAACCCTCGGTTTACGCATGGCGGCACCGCTGCTCATCAAGATGCAAGGGCCTATGCGACGTGCGGTGATTGCGGGTATGAATGAACAGGGCCTGGCCCTGGCGGAACGCTTGCAGCGTAGCCACTACCATCCAACAGAGTTGCAAGGCTTCTTTGAGGATCGCAGTGTGGACCGACTCAATTCAGAATTGCATTACCCCATTCTTGGCCGCATCGACAGCATGGCGGAGTATGTGAAAGAACATCACATCAACACCATCTACCTTTCACTGCCCATGGCCAGCCAACCGCGCATCATGAAGTTGCTGGATGATTTGAAAGACACCACGGCGTCCATTTACTTTGTCCCGGATATTTTCATGACAGACCTGATACAAGGGCGTGTTGATCAGGTAGAAAACATCCCTGTGGTCAGCGTATGTGAAACCCCATTTACCGGCTTTGACGGTCTGTTGAAACGCTCAGCTGACATTGCTTTCTCGGTGCTGATCCTGATCCTTATCTCGCCCGTACTACTGGCGATCGCGATTGGCGTAAAGATGAGTTCACCAGGCCCAGTCATTTTCAAACAGCGCCGTTATGGGCTTGATGGCGAAGAGATTCTTGTCTACAAATTCCGCTCCATGACGGTATGTGAAGATGGCGCAAAAGTGACGCAAGCGACGAAAAATGACCAGCGCACCACCAAGTTTGGCGCCTTCCTGCGCCGCAACTCGCTGGATGAACTGCCGCAATTCATCAATGTGCTGCAAGGGCGTATGAGTGTCGTGGGCCCCCGCCCTCACGCCGTCTCGCACAACGAGATGTATCGCAAGCTGATCAAAGGCTACATGATCCGGCATAAGGTAAAACCTGGCATTACAGGCTGGGCGCAAGTGAATGGGCTGCGCGGGGAAACTGAAACCCTGGACAAAATGAAGGCACGCATCGACTATGACATCGATTATTTGCGTAACTGGACCCCAAAGCTGGATATGTACATCATTTATAAAACAGTCAGCGTTGTGTTTACCGGTGAGAAAAACGCTTACTAG
- the epsA gene encoding XrtB/PEP-CTERM-associated transcriptional regulator EpsA, with amino-acid sequence MFITKELTDIEKAQLIDLMHESLRIRSHFEFFLWMQGKLQQFLPHEIMITAWGDFSMGVIYFNIVSPLPGVRTEKISSGDLNPLLKRLFNYWLSHTKAPFTLSAENGVFQDCDVLPAEVNSHLKNMKSALVHGIKDFRGRHDCLYILLNSTPTMPNTSRYMLESLLPYIDSALRQLEHLPVQHPADKEASEDLHEEENEALEQLSSREIEIMEWVRNGKTNQEIGMILDISSFTVKNHLQRIFKKLDVLNRAQAVSKFKQTPRAS; translated from the coding sequence ATGTTTATTACCAAAGAACTAACCGATATTGAGAAGGCACAGCTTATTGACTTGATGCACGAGTCTTTGCGAATCCGCTCGCACTTCGAGTTCTTCCTTTGGATGCAAGGCAAGCTTCAGCAGTTTTTACCGCATGAAATCATGATCACCGCCTGGGGCGATTTCTCCATGGGCGTCATCTATTTCAATATTGTGTCGCCGCTCCCCGGAGTACGTACCGAGAAGATATCCAGTGGCGATCTGAATCCATTGCTCAAACGGCTATTCAATTACTGGCTTAGTCATACGAAAGCCCCGTTTACCTTATCGGCGGAGAATGGCGTATTTCAGGACTGCGATGTACTGCCAGCGGAAGTGAACAGCCATCTGAAAAACATGAAGTCAGCGCTGGTGCACGGTATCAAGGATTTCCGTGGGCGCCATGACTGCCTTTACATATTGCTGAATTCAACCCCCACCATGCCGAATACGTCACGGTACATGCTGGAGTCATTGCTACCTTATATTGATAGCGCGCTCAGGCAACTGGAGCATTTGCCTGTGCAGCACCCGGCAGATAAAGAAGCCAGTGAAGATCTGCACGAAGAAGAAAACGAAGCGCTGGAGCAGCTTTCTTCCCGTGAGATCGAAATCATGGAATGGGTGCGCAACGGCAAAACCAATCAGGAAATCGGCATGATCCTGGACATTAGTTCATTTACCGTCAAAAACCATTTGCAACGCATATTTAAAAAGCTTGATGTTCTGAATAGAGCGCAGGCCGTTTCCAAATTCAAGCAGACTCCACGGGCCTCATGA
- a CDS encoding Crp/Fnr family transcriptional regulator, translating to MSGRDHTFHGDYGLSCADTSANPLVAMPMGNHNNRLSTFITCLTLASQIIESFCLSMYSDLIHLGGADKYVDEVLEIINSIKLLDDFSADEVRYLCAYMQCYAAPRDYSLLVEGTGGDYLLLILSGGVDVYKNDASAEGRHMVARLGIGDTIGEMSLIDGYPRSATCITTHPTDFAVFSRSSMQELLVNMPKLGNKILIKLLQLMTERLRDTSNRYPDGAFFSLV from the coding sequence ATGTCTGGTCGTGATCACACTTTCCATGGTGACTATGGACTGTCATGCGCTGATACCTCAGCGAATCCTTTGGTGGCTATGCCGATGGGCAACCATAACAACAGGCTGTCTACGTTCATAACTTGCTTAACGTTAGCGTCACAAATCATTGAAAGTTTTTGTTTATCCATGTACTCTGATTTAATACATTTAGGCGGGGCAGATAAGTACGTAGATGAAGTGCTGGAAATAATCAACAGCATCAAGCTGCTTGATGACTTCAGCGCAGATGAAGTTCGCTATCTATGTGCCTATATGCAGTGCTATGCAGCGCCAAGAGACTATTCGTTATTAGTCGAGGGTACTGGTGGCGACTACCTGCTATTAATATTAAGTGGGGGGGTAGACGTGTATAAAAATGATGCATCCGCAGAGGGTCGCCATATGGTGGCTCGACTTGGCATTGGCGATACCATCGGGGAAATGTCCCTGATCGATGGCTATCCCAGATCTGCCACCTGTATTACCACACATCCCACCGATTTCGCGGTATTTTCACGCAGTAGCATGCAAGAGCTGCTGGTGAATATGCCCAAGCTGGGCAACAAAATACTGATAAAACTATTGCAGCTTATGACGGAGAGGTTGCGCGACACCTCTAACCGGTACCCTGACGGTGCTTTTTTTAGTCTGGTCTAA
- the epsL gene encoding XrtB/PEP-CTERM-associated polysaccharide biosynthesis outer membrane protein EpsL, with protein sequence MLVNFAVFMSIAGTASADDKDVVNFTLSHAVTYDDNLFKLDRSENPTATFGKSQRWEMINATTYGVSINKPYSLQRFKFDVNQTSYRYQNYNFLNFDGTNYDIQWNWSLTPYLKGNIVFDRQQLPNTFANITSINPLTTNTRTVKSNRFDFDWSPQGNWHLLGGVTDLTVTTDNSSPTQNNIDFSFEQTSARAGIRYDLPSGSNLEYASSTANGKYGQSTLNEVLFTDQGYEEKRQEFKFNWVLSGKSKLNMSATYLDRKNDNFSQRDVSGWIGAVNYSWDVTGKTRINFIASTDLFPTQAISYTYVRQNLIAIRPTWSVTSKVLVRGDLTVRERAFEGFAPVPPAEDRHDRTRVASISATWEPRRFVSLGVMLKREVRDSNLINDDYVSNSAMINAGLTF encoded by the coding sequence ATGTTGGTGAATTTTGCCGTTTTTATGTCGATTGCGGGAACCGCGTCGGCGGATGATAAAGATGTCGTCAATTTCACGTTAAGTCATGCGGTAACGTATGACGATAACTTATTCAAACTGGACCGAAGTGAGAATCCTACCGCAACGTTTGGCAAAAGCCAGCGCTGGGAAATGATCAATGCAACAACCTATGGCGTCAGCATCAATAAGCCGTATAGTCTTCAGCGATTCAAGTTTGATGTCAATCAGACTTCCTATCGCTACCAGAACTATAACTTCTTGAATTTTGACGGGACAAATTACGATATCCAGTGGAACTGGTCTTTGACCCCTTACCTTAAAGGGAACATCGTATTTGACCGCCAACAATTGCCAAATACGTTTGCCAATATAACAAGTATTAACCCTCTCACAACCAATACGCGGACAGTGAAAAGCAATCGCTTTGATTTTGATTGGAGCCCACAGGGCAACTGGCATTTATTGGGTGGTGTAACCGATTTGACGGTCACAACGGATAACTCTTCGCCAACACAAAACAATATCGATTTCAGTTTTGAGCAAACCTCGGCGCGCGCTGGCATTCGTTACGATCTGCCCTCAGGTTCAAATCTGGAATACGCATCCAGTACTGCCAATGGTAAATATGGTCAATCCACCCTGAATGAGGTCCTTTTTACAGATCAGGGGTACGAGGAAAAGCGGCAGGAGTTCAAATTCAATTGGGTGCTTTCGGGCAAGTCGAAGCTGAATATGAGCGCTACTTATCTTGATCGCAAGAATGACAATTTTAGTCAGCGTGACGTGAGTGGCTGGATCGGGGCGGTAAACTATAGCTGGGATGTGACTGGCAAGACCCGCATCAATTTCATTGCGAGTACCGATTTATTCCCAACGCAAGCCATCTCGTATACCTATGTGCGTCAGAATTTGATCGCTATCCGGCCGACATGGTCTGTCACCTCGAAAGTGTTGGTCAGAGGAGACTTGACTGTACGTGAACGTGCATTTGAAGGTTTTGCACCTGTGCCTCCTGCCGAGGATCGACATGACCGTACGAGAGTAGCCAGTATCAGTGCAACCTGGGAACCACGACGTTTCGTGAGTCTGGGAGTGATGTTGAAGCGCGAAGTGAGAGATTCAAACCTTATCAACGATGACTATGTCTCAAATAGCGCGATGATAAATGCGGGCTTGACCTTCTAA
- a CDS encoding EpsD family peptidyl-prolyl cis-trans isomerase — protein MTFMKKAVFAAMVVALAACGKSEEKSSSGQVAAIVDGKEISVLQLNQAMKNMPNVTADNADAVRKQLLDRLVDQQVVLNKALEEKVERSAEVISSIEAAKREIITRAYLTNMVSSRIKPSPQQVKAYFDGHPELFSARKVYNLQDIALPPGTAIPDELKGLVERSKGLQEVAEWLKSQNVKFGASSYSRPAEQVPTDALAVLKDQKDGAVLIVPMDGNPHIVKLIGAIVSPMPYDQAKPLIQTFLVNSEGQKLIKSELAKLKEKSKIEYVGAFAKSADTAVAKPEAKPAEKNNSHIEKGVVGLD, from the coding sequence ATGACTTTTATGAAAAAAGCGGTATTTGCCGCCATGGTGGTCGCTTTAGCCGCCTGTGGCAAATCGGAAGAAAAATCTTCATCTGGACAAGTTGCTGCCATTGTAGATGGCAAGGAAATATCGGTCTTGCAACTTAACCAAGCCATGAAAAACATGCCTAACGTGACAGCTGACAATGCCGACGCGGTACGCAAACAGTTGCTTGATCGTCTGGTCGATCAGCAGGTGGTTTTAAATAAAGCGCTGGAAGAAAAGGTCGAGCGCAGTGCTGAGGTCATTTCGTCCATAGAAGCGGCCAAGCGCGAAATTATCACCAGAGCCTATTTGACTAACATGGTCAGTTCGCGCATCAAACCAAGTCCGCAACAGGTGAAGGCCTATTTTGATGGGCATCCTGAGCTTTTTTCCGCCCGTAAGGTTTATAACCTGCAAGATATTGCCCTCCCGCCAGGCACTGCAATTCCTGACGAGTTGAAGGGCTTGGTTGAACGCAGCAAGGGCTTGCAAGAGGTGGCTGAGTGGCTCAAAAGTCAGAATGTCAAGTTTGGTGCTTCCAGCTACAGCAGACCAGCCGAGCAAGTGCCGACCGATGCCCTTGCGGTGCTTAAGGATCAAAAAGATGGCGCTGTCCTGATCGTGCCCATGGATGGCAATCCGCACATTGTGAAGCTGATTGGTGCGATTGTGTCCCCTATGCCTTATGACCAGGCAAAGCCTTTGATCCAAACCTTCCTTGTGAACTCGGAAGGCCAAAAATTGATCAAGTCTGAGTTGGCTAAACTCAAGGAAAAATCCAAGATCGAATATGTTGGTGCTTTTGCCAAGAGTGCCGATACCGCGGTAGCAAAGCCTGAAGCGAAGCCTGCAGAGAAAAACAACAGCCATATCGAAAAAGGGGTAGTGGGCCTGGACTAA
- a CDS encoding SLBB domain-containing protein, producing the protein MNIIGTLLFVTAFNAVAAEEYALGAGDVVRIQVFQNPDLTTEARVSESGEITFPLLGTVNVGGAGIGQAERKIAQGLVQGGFVQKPQVNIVLVQVRGNQVAVLGLVNRPGRFVIETFDTHLSEILATAGGVLSAAGSGKAIITGQRDGQSFRREVDLAELFLLDKKEADLLVAKGDVIYIVPGNQVSILGQVNRPGRYALEEAKMKLSDALAMAGGVSVSGSDSAILEGIRDGQKFHKVVDIAAIYMDENSDMNPDVLAGDSIYVHRAPVFYIYGEVQRPGSYRVERNMTIMQALAEGGGPTPRGTQRGLKLHRKNASGVVEKTAPALDELVQSGDVLYVKESLF; encoded by the coding sequence ATGAATATCATAGGGACGCTTCTTTTTGTCACGGCATTTAATGCAGTGGCAGCAGAAGAGTATGCACTTGGTGCAGGTGACGTGGTACGTATCCAGGTTTTCCAGAACCCTGATCTGACGACAGAAGCGCGGGTTTCCGAGTCAGGCGAAATCACATTTCCTCTGCTGGGAACCGTGAATGTTGGCGGTGCAGGGATTGGTCAAGCGGAGCGCAAGATTGCCCAAGGTCTGGTACAAGGTGGTTTTGTGCAAAAGCCGCAAGTCAATATCGTCCTGGTTCAGGTGCGTGGCAATCAGGTAGCCGTGTTGGGCCTGGTTAATCGCCCTGGTCGCTTTGTGATTGAAACCTTCGATACTCATTTGAGTGAAATACTGGCGACCGCAGGTGGCGTGCTCTCCGCTGCTGGTAGCGGCAAGGCCATCATTACTGGCCAGCGCGATGGGCAGTCTTTCCGTCGTGAGGTTGATCTGGCCGAACTTTTCTTGCTGGACAAAAAAGAGGCAGACTTGCTCGTGGCCAAAGGCGATGTCATCTACATCGTACCTGGCAATCAGGTGTCTATCCTTGGACAAGTGAATCGTCCTGGTCGCTATGCTCTTGAAGAGGCCAAGATGAAGTTGTCAGATGCCCTCGCCATGGCCGGCGGTGTGAGTGTAAGCGGATCGGATTCCGCCATTCTGGAAGGTATTCGCGACGGTCAGAAGTTCCACAAGGTGGTTGATATTGCCGCGATATATATGGATGAAAACTCTGACATGAATCCTGATGTACTGGCCGGTGATTCCATCTATGTGCACCGTGCGCCCGTCTTCTACATTTATGGCGAAGTACAGCGTCCAGGCTCTTATCGTGTTGAGCGCAATATGACCATCATGCAAGCGCTGGCAGAGGGCGGTGGTCCAACACCTCGTGGTACGCAGCGTGGTTTGAAATTACATCGCAAAAATGCATCTGGCGTCGTCGAAAAGACAGCACCGGCGTTAGATGAATTAGTGCAGTCTGGCGACGTACTTTACGTTAAAGAAAGCCTGTTTTAG
- the epsF gene encoding chain length determinant protein EpsF, with protein MNLNQIVLILLARYRIVLITFALTVFTVLVISLLQSKVYQATASVVLNYKGTDPVTGAVVPGNMALGYVPTQIDIINSQHVALKVVDELRMAENENVKAKFEEDTGGRGDLRFWLADLLLKKLTVTPGRDSSVIEIMFEGSDPDFVALVANAFANAYQETNVEMKVEPAQKAAEYFGTQIQALRDNLSKAQSRLSKYQRENGYTSSDERMDVEASRLNWLSEQLVSAQGQSIEADSRSGGSRKNALESPDVVSNPIIQNLKINLATAESKLAELSQRLDKNHPQYQAAEAEINKIKSQLNAEVKTVTGSVGNGAGIQKQRVAELQAQVDKQKAVLVEMNRTRDEMLVLQKDVEMAQRAIEGAMLRFSQTSIESKSNQSDVAILNTATSPLLPSGTRTLLKLALGAIIGMLLGIGFAFVSEFMDRRVRSKDDISAILDVPVFALIDGLKPATGLKALPQNIVKYLPSA; from the coding sequence ATGAATCTGAATCAAATCGTACTCATATTACTGGCACGTTACCGTATTGTATTGATTACATTTGCCCTTACGGTATTTACAGTCCTGGTAATCAGCTTGCTGCAAAGCAAGGTTTATCAGGCAACAGCATCCGTTGTGCTGAATTACAAAGGCACAGATCCGGTGACCGGCGCGGTGGTGCCAGGCAATATGGCGCTGGGTTATGTACCCACCCAGATTGACATCATCAATAGCCAACACGTTGCTCTCAAGGTAGTCGACGAATTGCGCATGGCCGAAAACGAAAACGTCAAAGCCAAATTTGAAGAGGATACCGGAGGGCGTGGTGATCTGCGTTTCTGGTTGGCAGACTTGCTCCTGAAGAAGCTCACTGTAACGCCAGGCCGGGACAGCAGTGTGATTGAAATCATGTTTGAAGGCTCCGACCCGGACTTTGTGGCCTTGGTCGCCAATGCCTTTGCCAACGCTTATCAGGAAACCAATGTCGAGATGAAAGTTGAGCCTGCACAAAAGGCGGCTGAGTATTTTGGTACACAGATTCAAGCGCTGCGGGACAACCTTTCCAAGGCACAATCCAGACTTTCCAAATATCAGCGTGAAAATGGTTACACCAGCTCGGATGAAAGAATGGATGTGGAAGCATCACGCCTCAATTGGCTTTCTGAGCAGTTGGTATCTGCACAAGGACAGTCTATTGAAGCAGATTCGCGTTCAGGTGGTAGCCGGAAAAATGCGCTGGAATCCCCTGATGTGGTCAGCAATCCTATCATCCAGAATCTAAAGATCAATCTGGCGACAGCGGAATCCAAGCTTGCTGAACTATCTCAGCGGCTGGATAAAAATCACCCGCAGTATCAGGCTGCTGAGGCAGAAATCAACAAGATTAAATCCCAGCTGAATGCCGAAGTCAAAACCGTGACAGGCTCTGTGGGTAATGGTGCAGGCATTCAAAAGCAACGTGTGGCAGAACTGCAGGCGCAGGTCGACAAGCAGAAAGCCGTTCTGGTTGAAATGAATAGAACACGTGATGAGATGCTGGTCTTGCAAAAAGATGTTGAGATGGCACAACGGGCGATTGAAGGAGCCATGTTGCGTTTCAGCCAGACCAGCATCGAGTCAAAATCGAATCAAAGTGATGTTGCCATCCTGAACACCGCAACTTCACCGTTACTCCCTTCTGGAACAAGAACGCTATTGAAGCTGGCACTTGGCGCCATCATTGGTATGTTGTTAGGTATTGGTTTCGCATTTGTTTCCGAATTTATGGATAGACGTGTACGTAGCAAGGATGATATTTCAGCGATTCTGGATGTTCCGGTGTTTGCATTGATTGATGGACTTAAACCTGCTACCGGGCTCAAGGCCTTACCTCAGAACATCGTAAAATATCTGCCTTCGGCATAA
- the epsG gene encoding chain length determinant protein tyrosine kinase EpsG, which yields MTHGVTAAVSSLKPEKNDANIGKVLLDLGKLTPDEAERVLRLQKQENIRFGEAALRLGFINESDIRQALSVQFEYPYLQPNEGGFSPDLVAAYQPFSKQVEALRALRTQLILRWFSEGNKALAVVAAKSGDGCSYIAANLAIVFSQLGEKTLLIDGNLRDPVQHRNFNLSEQRGLSDILIGRSDLEVITHLGAFENLSVLGAGTIPPNPQELLARPAFTDLMNKVMGDYDVIIVDTSSTEHSSDAQSVASRCRGTLAISRVNETKMHELTSLKEHLSGVGVRIVGAVANQF from the coding sequence ATGACGCATGGTGTAACGGCCGCTGTAAGCAGTTTAAAGCCGGAAAAGAATGACGCCAATATTGGCAAGGTGCTGCTGGACTTAGGCAAGTTGACACCGGATGAGGCTGAGCGTGTGCTACGGCTCCAGAAACAAGAAAACATCCGCTTTGGCGAAGCTGCCCTCAGGCTGGGGTTCATTAATGAATCGGACATTCGGCAAGCCCTGTCTGTACAATTTGAGTATCCTTACCTGCAACCCAATGAAGGTGGTTTTTCACCTGATCTCGTGGCGGCTTACCAGCCATTCTCCAAGCAGGTAGAAGCATTAAGAGCCCTGCGTACTCAACTTATCCTTCGCTGGTTCAGCGAAGGTAATAAGGCCTTGGCTGTTGTGGCTGCAAAGTCAGGGGATGGTTGCAGTTATATCGCCGCTAACCTTGCCATCGTATTCTCCCAATTGGGTGAAAAAACCTTGTTGATCGATGGCAATTTGCGCGATCCCGTGCAGCATCGCAATTTCAATCTCAGCGAACAGCGTGGTCTTTCTGACATTTTGATCGGACGTTCAGATCTTGAGGTCATCACCCACCTTGGCGCATTTGAAAACCTGTCTGTGTTAGGCGCAGGGACAATTCCCCCTAATCCGCAAGAGTTATTGGCGCGTCCTGCCTTTACTGACCTCATGAACAAGGTCATGGGGGATTACGATGTGATTATTGTGGATACTTCTTCGACCGAGCATTCATCTGACGCTCAGTCTGTAGCAAGTCGTTGCCGCGGCACGCTGGCCATTTCAAGAGTCAATGAAACCAAAATGCACGAGTTGACCAGTCTGAAAGAGCATCTGAGTGGGGTGGGCGTACGTATTGTGGGTGCAGTTGCCAACCAGTTTTAG
- the xrtB gene encoding exosortase B, with protein sequence MEKHIKHAIRWPSLDTIPWAWVAIAIGLLILYFPTFWDLFHGLWGTERHAHGPIVFFVSIWFFYFKFKQLPEYGITYDPSPKLGWPILVLGLLLFILGRSQTLLIFEVGSLIPVLLGITLIFMGTRVAKFLWFAFFFLCFVVPLPAFVVDAATLPMKTAVSFATAHILYALDYPIARTGVMLTIGQYQLLVADACAGLNSLFTLEVLGLLYMNVTHHESPFRNFMLAVLIIPISFIANVTRVIVLALITYHWGDAAGQGFLHEFSGIVLFITALMLVIATDSLLRFFSRKFEKVPSTQSVDLKR encoded by the coding sequence ATGGAAAAGCATATTAAACATGCCATACGTTGGCCCTCCCTCGACACCATCCCTTGGGCCTGGGTCGCTATCGCAATTGGTCTGTTAATTCTTTATTTCCCAACGTTCTGGGATCTTTTTCATGGTCTTTGGGGTACTGAGCGTCATGCACATGGCCCCATTGTATTTTTTGTTTCCATCTGGTTTTTTTACTTCAAGTTCAAGCAATTGCCTGAATATGGGATTACGTATGATCCCTCGCCAAAATTAGGCTGGCCCATACTGGTTTTGGGCTTGCTGCTATTTATTCTCGGGCGTTCGCAGACATTGCTGATTTTTGAGGTGGGATCGCTCATTCCGGTCTTGCTCGGTATTACCTTGATTTTCATGGGAACACGCGTTGCGAAGTTTCTGTGGTTTGCCTTTTTCTTCCTGTGTTTTGTCGTGCCATTGCCCGCATTTGTGGTGGATGCCGCGACATTGCCCATGAAAACCGCGGTTTCATTTGCGACTGCTCACATCCTGTATGCCTTGGATTACCCCATCGCCCGCACAGGTGTGATGCTAACCATCGGCCAGTATCAATTGCTGGTGGCGGATGCCTGTGCTGGTCTGAATTCCTTGTTTACCCTGGAAGTGCTGGGTTTGCTCTATATGAATGTGACGCATCATGAATCGCCGTTCCGTAATTTCATGCTGGCCGTGCTGATTATTCCCATTTCGTTTATAGCGAATGTGACGCGTGTGATTGTACTGGCGCTGATTACATACCATTGGGGAGATGCAGCAGGGCAAGGCTTCTTGCACGAGTTCTCTGGCATTGTCCTGTTCATCACAGCGCTTATGCTGGTGATTGCGACCGACAGCCTGCTGCGATTCTTCTCCAGGAAGTTCGAAAAAGTCCCTTCAACGCAGTCGGTTGATCTCAAGAGATAA
- the epsI gene encoding exosortase-associated protein EpsI, B-type: MIQIPKVSLRLAIFIVLLFSSSAVLAYWFTPKLETQAMPENFEVSVPKQIGQWTEQPNPYLQVGLVDTNDKDIDQPYDRVLMRSYNTAEGEPVMLALAYAREQSQDVKIHRPDVCYQAQGFAIKSRQVQTLAINDQHQVQIVRLVVTQPARLEVVSYWIRIGNEYPVTPLNMRMKILRDGLAGHVADGILVRASSIIEDESQASVAFARQEKFLRELVAAMPSNQASVLAKF; the protein is encoded by the coding sequence ATGATCCAGATTCCGAAAGTGTCATTACGGCTTGCTATCTTTATTGTGCTGCTATTTTCATCCAGTGCCGTGCTGGCGTATTGGTTCACGCCCAAACTCGAGACCCAGGCCATGCCGGAAAACTTTGAGGTTTCGGTGCCCAAGCAGATAGGGCAGTGGACAGAGCAGCCGAATCCTTATCTGCAGGTTGGATTAGTGGATACCAATGACAAGGATATTGATCAGCCATATGACCGCGTATTAATGCGCAGTTACAACACGGCGGAGGGCGAGCCGGTCATGCTTGCACTGGCCTATGCGCGTGAACAGTCGCAGGATGTCAAAATCCATCGCCCGGATGTGTGTTATCAGGCTCAGGGCTTTGCCATCAAGTCGCGCCAAGTGCAAACCTTGGCGATAAATGACCAGCATCAGGTGCAAATCGTACGTCTGGTGGTCACTCAACCGGCCCGGTTGGAAGTGGTGAGTTACTGGATAAGAATAGGCAACGAGTACCCGGTCACGCCACTCAACATGCGCATGAAGATTTTGCGTGATGGCCTGGCAGGCCATGTCGCCGACGGCATTCTGGTGCGAGCTTCGTCCATTATTGAAGATGAGTCCCAGGCGTCGGTAGCGTTTGCCCGGCAAGAAAAATTCTTGCGTGAATTAGTGGCTGCCATGCCATCCAATCAGGCAAGCGTCCTGGCCAAATTTTAG